The Paenibacillus sp. G2S3 region GTACCGTAGTGTGCGATCCTTAATAAGATCAGGACGGACTTTAGCAATCTCGCCGATATATTCGGCTAGCAGCGGCTCGAAATCCTTCAGCAGAAGCTGCTCCAGTTCTAAATCCATATCCTTGCGAAGCAAAAACCCATGCAGCAAGGCGATACGTTGCCGTGCGATCCGGTCACCACGAAGCAGGATGGAGAGTTCACGTAGCTTCTCGTAGGCAAGCACATCATCCTCACGGAGTACGGAGACAGCCTCCTGACGGTTGATCTCTAGTCCCTCTTTGATGATGCCAATCCCTCGGCCAAGCAGCTCGTTAAGAGAACGAAGATTCTCGTTCTGCCGTACTTTTCGCTGCGTATAGTACAATAGTCCAATGAGGAGGATCCCTCCGGCACCACATAACAACATTTGCTCTATGCTATTTCCAAAATAGACGGAGGCTAGTGTAAGCAGTAAGATGAATAGGAGGCGCGTATGCATTTTTCTTCCTGCAATGGATGCGGATTGCTTCTCTACCGTAATAAGTGAGTCTTTACCGCATTTGGTGCATCGATCTTCACCGAGAGCGGTATATTGCCCGCAGTGGCGACAAATACGCAGCTTGTCATAAGCGTAACGAGGAGCTTTGAAAGGTCGAAAGGTAACAGGTCTTTTCTTATTCATGGCCTTTATCGCCTCCGTTCAAAGCGGCCAGTAGGCGGTCGTTAATATCATCACGAGTTAGTGGTTTACGCTGGCGTGTAGCATAGATGGAAATCTGAATTACGACAATTAGGAACGTAATCCCAAGAATGACGTATGAAATCATGGAACAGTCCTTTCTCATAGACGCCTCGCAGTCTGGATGGCTCATAGAATGATAACTCTATGCATCATTGCTACTTTGGTCCGGCGGTCCTAAAGTTGAAGTTTACAAGGTTTAATTATATCATAATGGCATACTATTTACAGATTTTAGCGATAGTGCTGAACCTGTCATATGTGCCTAATATAACACAAGAGGAGCCCTATTTATGCTTCGTAAATATCAAAGTAACAGAACAACTAAGACACTTATTCAACGTATCTTCCCTGCATTACTGCTGGCTCTATGTCTTGCTGCTTCACCATTTGCAGCTGTTCAGGCCTATGCGGCATCGTCGGCGCAATCTCACATTGATGCTGTGCTTCTTATCGATGTCAGTAACTCCATGAAGACTAGTGACAAGAACAAAATCGCCAACGAAGCGATGAAAATGTTCATAGATATGCTATCCACCCAAGGTGATAAGGTAGGTATTGTTGCCTATACCGACAAAGTACAGCGGGAGAAGGCTCTGCTGGAAATTAATTCAGAGACAGATAAACAAGATTTGAAGGATTTTATTGATGGACTGGACCGTGGAGCTTACACCGACATTGCTATTGGTGTAGAAGAAGCTGTGAAGGTGCTCCAGAATGGTAGCGATCCGAATCATGAGCCAATCATCGTAATGTTAGCTGATGGCAATAACGATTTCAACAAATCAACAGGCCGGACGCAAAGCGAATCGGATAAAGAACTGAACGCCGCTGTGGAGGTCGCCAAGAAGAATGGCTATCCCATTTATACGATTGGGCTTAATGCAGACGGCAAGCTGAATAAACAAAAACTCGCTGATCTATCCAATGAGACAGGTGGTAAAGCATTCTCGACAGACTCTGCAGATGATCTTCCGCAAATACTCAGTGAAATTTTTGCTAGTCATCTGAAACTGAAGGTAGTACCTGTGCAGTCGATCACTGCAAATGGGGATTACCAGGATGTGACTGTCAACGTGCCTAACGGCAGCGTTTTGGAAGCCAATATCTCAATTATGTCATCACAGCCTGTGACCGCGAAGCTAACGGATCCATCAGGAAATACTGTCGCCATCCCTTCCAAGGATGTTGTGCTGTCCAAGTCTTCTACTTATAGCTTGATCAAACTGTTGTCACCGCAGGAAGGAGATTGGAAGCTTCAGGTCAAAGGTGTGCCAAAGGATAAAATAGATATTAATCTAGTCTTTAACTATGATTTGGAGCTTAAGATCGATGCGTTGCCATCAGCAACCTATAAAAAAGGTGATAAAATTGATATTACCTCCCACCTGTTCAGCAATGGTACTCAGGTAACGCTCAGTAATTTGTATCAAGATATGAAGGCGGTACTGCTTGCTACAGATATCGATACAGGTGATGTACAGGAAATCGAACTTGATAACTCCGGGGATCTTTTTAAGGGCACCTTCGAGGTAAAAGAAAGCCATGACTATGAGCTGAAGGTTCGTGCAGAGGAAAGCAGTTTCTATCGTGAAAGTGCTCCTGTAAAAATCAGCGCGAAGACAGGTGGCGCTGCAACTACCAGTCCTTCGACAGGGACTGGCAAAGAAGAACCTCTGAAAGAAGCTTCGTCGAATACCTTGTATTACATTATAGGTGGTATTCTTTTGGTGTTGGCAGCCGCTGCGGCATGGTATGTGCTGAATAAGAAATCGGCACGTGGTTTTGTTGGACAGCTGGTCATTGAGGTTAAAGACGGCAATACGGGTGAGAAGACCTACCCACAATATAAGAAACTTGCTGGATTCAGAGGTAAGTTTACCCTTCATCAGCTGCTACAATTAGCACCTGAGCTGAAGGAAAGCGAGAGCATTATTTTCACACCAGCTAAGAATGACCGATTGCTGTTACGCAGTGGAGAAGGTATTACTGTAGAAAGATCTGGACGTGCTGCGGATGCCTCGCGTGGTCTTGAACTAAAAAGTGGTGACCGCGTTTCAGTATCCCTGAACACGGTAGATAAGACGATTTATCTCGAATATTTAGTATAGTAGGCAGTGTATGCCGCATAACTAGTTTTGCAAGAGATCTGAAGTACAGCTTCCGCAAAACTTTTAGGAGGATAAGCATATGAAACCAGTAGTAAGAGAGCATATACAGCAATTAGATGTATCACTAGGTGGCGGGATTGTCAGCGATAAGATCAGGGTGGATACGATTGATAATCCGATCCTGATCATTGGACTAGGTGGCACGGGCATTGATGCCCTGCTGCGTCTTAAATATCAGATTAACCGTCGCTTTAAGCTGCCGGAAGATCCGATATCCAAGAAGAAGCGGGACAAGCCGGATAATGTAGAGTTTCTAGCTTTTGAGACGAACGAACAGGACCGCGGCAAAAAATACAAAGGGATCGGACTCGATCCGCAAAATGAATTTGTATTGCTGGCGAATGCTGAAATCGGCGGACTGCTGCAGAACCGCAGTATTCTTGATTCGTACATTACGGATTGGCTGTCACCGGAGCTGAGTATCACAGATGGCATGAACGGTGCTGCTGGTGTGCGTCAGGCGGGACGTCTGCTCTTGTTCACCAAGATTAATCAGGTGGTAGGTGCGATTGATAAGAAGATCAAGACGTTATCCGTAGGCACTAACAAAAAGCTGATGGTCTTCCTTTTGACAGGTTTGTCAGGGGGTACAGGTAGTGGAGCGTTCCTTGATATTGCCTATATCGTACGCGGTATTATTGAACGTGATTATGGATCTGCCGGTATTGACCGTGTGAACACATTGGGTTACCTGTTTACACCGGACGTGAATTTGTCCAATAAAAGTTTAAGTGAGCACACGCGTGAATATATTCGCAAGAACGGTTATGCGGCGCTAAAAGAGCTGGATTACTGGATGAATGTAGACAGTCGCGGGGAGCGATTCCAGCAGCAATACGGGAATATTTTGACGGTAAATTCTCCGCTGCCTCCGTTTAATCTATGTCATTTGATCTCGGCAACGAATACCGAAGGTAAGCTGCTTGAGAATGCATACGATTACTGTATGAACGTAACGGCTGAGAATATCACGAACTTTATGGCAAGTGAGGAAAAGCAGTCAGGTGAAGAGTTCGCCATCCATGACTATATCAGTAATATCCGCACCAATATTGCACAGATGAATAAGACTTATCCAGCGAACTATGAGTACAACATTATCGGTGCCTCGTCTGCCGTGCTTCCGATTGAGGAAATGACGACTTATCTGGCCTTCCGCTTGTTTGATAAAATGGAAAAAATGTTCCAGCAGGCGCCTGGTCAAGAGGATGTAGAGAAATTCGCGCGCAAGCTTGGAATAGATCTCGACAGTATGATTAAAACATTTGAATCCCGTGTGCCTGAGCCATTGCCAGGCTACGAGAACAGCG contains the following coding sequences:
- a CDS encoding vWA domain-containing protein; protein product: MLRKYQSNRTTKTLIQRIFPALLLALCLAASPFAAVQAYAASSAQSHIDAVLLIDVSNSMKTSDKNKIANEAMKMFIDMLSTQGDKVGIVAYTDKVQREKALLEINSETDKQDLKDFIDGLDRGAYTDIAIGVEEAVKVLQNGSDPNHEPIIVMLADGNNDFNKSTGRTQSESDKELNAAVEVAKKNGYPIYTIGLNADGKLNKQKLADLSNETGGKAFSTDSADDLPQILSEIFASHLKLKVVPVQSITANGDYQDVTVNVPNGSVLEANISIMSSQPVTAKLTDPSGNTVAIPSKDVVLSKSSTYSLIKLLSPQEGDWKLQVKGVPKDKIDINLVFNYDLELKIDALPSATYKKGDKIDITSHLFSNGTQVTLSNLYQDMKAVLLATDIDTGDVQEIELDNSGDLFKGTFEVKESHDYELKVRAEESSFYRESAPVKISAKTGGAATTSPSTGTGKEEPLKEASSNTLYYIIGGILLVLAAAAAWYVLNKKSARGFVGQLVIEVKDGNTGEKTYPQYKKLAGFRGKFTLHQLLQLAPELKESESIIFTPAKNDRLLLRSGEGITVERSGRAADASRGLELKSGDRVSVSLNTVDKTIYLEYLV